From Corynebacterium sp. BD556, the proteins below share one genomic window:
- the glpX gene encoding class II fructose-bisphosphatase codes for MAEMSKEYPDRNLALELVRVTEAAALASGRWVGRGMKNEGDGAAVDAMRKMINSVSMDGIIVIGEGEKDEAPMLYNGEHVGNGQGAAVDIAVDPVDGTTLMAEGRPNAIAVIAAADRGTMFNPKDAFYMNKIAVGPEAAGRIDISASVADNIKAVADAKGIKVSDVTVVVLDRPRHVDLVKQIREAGAKVRFISDGDVAGAIAAAQDTNSIDIAMGIGGTPEGVITACALKCLGGEIQGQLAPQSEQERAAVEAAGHDIDRVLGMDDLVASDNCYFAATGVTNGDLLRGVSYRKNGATTRSLVMRGRSGTVRYVESIHQLSKLQEYSVVDYSDPTE; via the coding sequence ATGGCGGAGATGTCTAAGGAGTACCCGGATCGAAACCTTGCGCTCGAACTCGTGCGCGTGACCGAGGCGGCGGCGCTAGCTTCCGGCCGCTGGGTGGGCCGCGGAATGAAAAACGAGGGCGACGGCGCCGCTGTCGACGCGATGCGCAAGATGATCAACTCCGTCAGCATGGACGGCATCATCGTCATCGGTGAGGGCGAAAAGGACGAAGCCCCCATGCTCTACAACGGTGAGCACGTAGGCAACGGGCAAGGCGCGGCCGTCGACATCGCTGTCGACCCCGTAGACGGCACCACCTTGATGGCAGAGGGCCGCCCGAACGCGATCGCAGTGATCGCCGCCGCCGACCGCGGCACGATGTTCAACCCGAAGGACGCCTTCTACATGAATAAGATCGCCGTCGGCCCCGAAGCCGCTGGCCGTATCGACATCAGCGCATCCGTCGCAGACAACATTAAAGCCGTGGCTGACGCCAAAGGTATCAAGGTTTCTGATGTGACCGTGGTTGTCCTCGACCGTCCCCGGCACGTGGATCTGGTCAAGCAGATCCGTGAGGCGGGTGCGAAGGTGCGATTCATTTCCGACGGTGACGTCGCAGGTGCGATTGCTGCCGCCCAGGACACCAACTCAATCGACATCGCCATGGGCATCGGCGGTACCCCCGAAGGTGTCATTACCGCCTGCGCACTGAAGTGCCTCGGCGGTGAAATTCAAGGCCAGCTCGCTCCACAAAGTGAACAGGAGCGCGCGGCGGTAGAGGCCGCCGGACATGACATCGACCGCGTCCTTGGCATGGATGACCTCGTCGCGTCCGACAACTGTTACTTTGCGGCCACGGGTGTAACTAATGGCGATCTGTTGCGCGGGGTGTCCTACCGCAAAAACGGCGCGACCACGCGCTCCCTAGTGATGCGTGGCCGCTCCGGCACTGTCCGCTACGTGGAGTCAATTCATCAGTTGTCGAAGCTGCAGGAGTACTCGGTCGTCGATTATTCAGACCCAACCGAGTAA
- a CDS encoding DUF4245 domain-containing protein, which translates to MAADNKPRIFQDGRDMLINVVLIVAIMLVVVGFTGMCSFNPGAPEQGPVQKVDAESFLGLEARGVNYPVRYPEMPQGWTTNSARRSMIDNAPAPVIGWVTPKKGYIQLTQTGAALADATASADHHPRELTRTVDVEGLSVQVYTSQDTDVRDMWAADLGDARILVTGAGTDEDFLEVVAATKDAKVLPKD; encoded by the coding sequence GTGGCTGCCGATAACAAACCCCGCATCTTCCAAGACGGCCGAGACATGCTGATCAATGTCGTGCTGATTGTCGCCATCATGCTTGTCGTCGTCGGTTTCACCGGAATGTGCTCGTTTAATCCGGGCGCTCCCGAGCAAGGGCCGGTGCAAAAGGTCGACGCCGAATCCTTCCTGGGGCTTGAGGCGCGCGGCGTCAACTACCCGGTTCGCTACCCGGAGATGCCACAGGGCTGGACAACGAACTCTGCGCGGCGTTCGATGATTGACAACGCGCCTGCCCCTGTCATCGGTTGGGTCACGCCAAAGAAGGGCTACATCCAGCTCACGCAGACGGGGGCCGCGCTTGCCGACGCCACCGCCAGCGCCGACCACCACCCCCGCGAACTCACCCGCACCGTCGACGTCGAAGGACTTTCCGTGCAGGTTTACACCTCGCAGGACACGGACGTGCGCGACATGTGGGCCGCCGACCTCGGCGATGCGCGCATCCTCGTCACTGGGGCCGGAACGGACGAGGATTTCCTCGAAGTCGTCGCTGCAACTAAAGACGCAAAAGTCCTGCCGAAGGATTAA
- a CDS encoding exodeoxyribonuclease VII small subunit: MTDHTFGSGRQGNNALPDPSTLSYEQARDELVETVKILELGQMSLDESLHYWERGEALAKRCEVLLDGAAKRVEEAIGRAADSDAGSAD, translated from the coding sequence ATGACCGATCACACCTTCGGCTCCGGTCGGCAGGGCAACAACGCCCTGCCGGATCCTTCAACTTTGAGCTATGAGCAGGCACGCGACGAACTCGTCGAAACCGTCAAGATCCTCGAGCTCGGACAGATGAGCCTTGACGAGTCTTTGCACTATTGGGAGCGCGGCGAGGCGTTGGCGAAGCGCTGCGAGGTGCTTCTCGACGGCGCCGCCAAACGTGTCGAGGAAGCCATCGGCCGCGCCGCAGATAGCGACGCAGGTTCAGCCGATTAA
- the xseA gene encoding exodeoxyribonuclease VII large subunit: MTESTNQGKSTVNTADNPWAVAELNHKVKVWIEKLGWLWVEGQLTQVNMKPTWKLSYLTLRDTQHQASVEITASTQMLRSLPTPVKDGDHVVIHGKPAFYEARGKFSMWVTDIRHVGEGELLARIERLRNLLASEGLFDPARKKPLPYLPRTVGLITGKGSAAERDVLSVAQGRWPSVHFKVRNTAVQGPNTVPEVIAALQELDTDPSVDVIIIARGGGSVEDLLPFSEEALQRAVSAAATPIVSAIGHEPDNPVLDNVADVRAATPTDAAKRVVPDVAQEYALLAEARSRMNAALRGWVQREQSNVQSVRSRPVLANPLTPIEQRREVIERGLTLIRRDISYLLKEESSAVASLRAQVCALGPSATLARGYAVVQVLPRDGSEYEVVTSIGQSPPGSQLRIRVGDGSISAASMGTTPAN, translated from the coding sequence GTGACTGAAAGTACAAACCAAGGCAAATCGACGGTTAACACAGCGGATAATCCGTGGGCCGTTGCCGAACTCAATCACAAAGTTAAGGTTTGGATTGAAAAACTTGGGTGGCTTTGGGTCGAAGGTCAGCTCACACAGGTCAACATGAAGCCGACGTGGAAGCTGTCGTATCTGACGCTGCGTGATACCCAACATCAGGCCAGCGTAGAAATCACCGCTAGTACGCAGATGTTGCGTTCTTTGCCCACCCCTGTCAAAGACGGCGACCATGTGGTCATTCACGGCAAGCCAGCTTTCTACGAGGCCCGCGGGAAGTTTTCGATGTGGGTTACCGACATTCGCCATGTTGGTGAAGGCGAACTACTCGCGCGCATTGAGCGGCTGCGCAACCTCCTTGCCTCGGAGGGTTTGTTCGACCCGGCGCGGAAGAAGCCCCTGCCCTACCTTCCGCGCACCGTCGGGCTGATCACTGGCAAGGGCTCCGCCGCTGAACGCGACGTCCTTTCTGTCGCTCAGGGACGCTGGCCTTCGGTACATTTCAAGGTACGCAATACCGCCGTCCAGGGCCCCAACACCGTGCCGGAGGTCATTGCGGCGCTGCAGGAGCTGGACACGGATCCTTCAGTAGACGTGATCATCATTGCCCGTGGTGGCGGCAGCGTCGAGGATCTTTTACCGTTTTCCGAGGAAGCTTTGCAGCGCGCGGTTTCTGCCGCCGCGACACCGATCGTCTCCGCGATTGGCCATGAGCCGGACAACCCCGTGCTAGACAACGTGGCGGATGTGCGGGCCGCCACCCCGACGGACGCCGCGAAGCGTGTGGTGCCCGACGTGGCGCAGGAGTACGCCCTTCTTGCTGAGGCACGCTCGCGGATGAACGCGGCGTTGCGCGGTTGGGTGCAACGTGAGCAGTCCAACGTGCAGTCGGTGCGTTCCCGGCCGGTGTTGGCTAACCCTTTAACCCCAATCGAGCAGCGCCGCGAGGTCATCGAGCGTGGTTTGACCTTGATTCGGCGCGACATTTCCTACTTGCTTAAAGAGGAATCGTCGGCTGTTGCAAGCCTGCGCGCCCAGGTCTGCGCCCTTGGCCCTTCTGCCACGCTGGCCCGCGGCTACGCCGTAGTCCAGGTTCTGCCCCGCGACGGCAGCGAGTATGAGGTAGTGACGAGTATCGGACAGTCCCCGCCTGGCTCGCAGTTGCGCATCCGCGTCGGCGACGGCTCGATTAGCGCCGCCTCTATGGGCACTACCCCCGCCAATTAG
- a CDS encoding 4-hydroxy-3-methylbut-2-enyl diphosphate reductase, whose protein sequence is MTDQGKKVLLAAPRGYCAGVDRAVETVEKALEKYGKPVYVRKEIVHNKYVVETLRERGVIFVDETDEVPQGAHLVFSAHGISPAVRESADERKLQTLDATCPLVTKVHNEAKRFARDGYQILLVGHEGHEEVEGTSGEAPEVTHLVDGLEGVDKLPDFPDNQKLVWLSQTTLSVDETMEIVNRLHERFPNLENPPSDDICYATQNRQVAVKAIAPDVDLMIVVGSQNSSNSKRLVEVALEAGAKDSHLVDYAHQIEEGWLEGVKTVGLTSGASVPEILVQQVVEFLRQRGFSDVEEITTTTETITFALPRVLRSARTRGKGAPAAVDA, encoded by the coding sequence ATGACAGATCAGGGTAAAAAGGTTCTTCTCGCTGCGCCGCGCGGATACTGCGCGGGCGTTGACCGTGCCGTTGAGACGGTGGAAAAGGCCCTGGAGAAGTACGGTAAACCCGTGTACGTGCGCAAAGAAATCGTGCACAACAAATATGTGGTGGAAACGCTGCGCGAGCGCGGCGTGATCTTCGTCGACGAAACCGACGAGGTTCCCCAGGGCGCACACCTTGTATTCTCCGCCCACGGTATTTCCCCTGCCGTGCGAGAATCCGCCGATGAGCGTAAGTTGCAGACTCTCGACGCGACCTGTCCGCTGGTGACCAAGGTCCACAACGAAGCTAAGCGTTTCGCCCGCGACGGCTACCAAATTTTGCTGGTCGGCCACGAGGGCCATGAGGAAGTTGAGGGCACCTCCGGTGAGGCTCCAGAAGTCACGCACCTGGTGGACGGGTTAGAGGGCGTAGACAAGCTGCCCGATTTCCCGGACAATCAGAAGCTGGTGTGGCTGTCCCAGACCACCCTGTCGGTCGATGAGACGATGGAGATTGTCAACCGTCTGCACGAGCGTTTCCCCAACCTGGAAAATCCGCCGAGCGACGACATCTGCTACGCCACCCAAAACCGCCAAGTGGCGGTTAAGGCGATCGCGCCCGATGTTGATTTGATGATTGTGGTCGGCTCCCAAAACTCATCGAACTCCAAACGCCTCGTCGAAGTCGCCCTCGAAGCCGGTGCGAAGGACAGCCATCTGGTTGACTACGCCCATCAGATTGAGGAGGGCTGGCTTGAAGGAGTCAAGACCGTCGGGCTGACCTCCGGCGCATCTGTGCCCGAGATCTTGGTGCAGCAAGTTGTCGAGTTTTTAAGGCAACGCGGCTTCAGCGACGTCGAGGAAATCACGACCACCACCGAGACAATTACCTTCGCGCTACCGCGCGTTTTGCGCTCCGCCCGCACTCGTGGCAAGGGCGCGCCAGCGGCAGTAGACGCCTAA
- a CDS encoding DUF6542 domain-containing protein produces MSHAPTRKTTARQTTFVGLPTGSGIAVIAAALFTGAALSIYDETIGWPFFTLFSLATIIVTASVNPRGLYLVVASAPILYILGLLGAGWFTPRPQGTAESGVASRAVLLSIGYPVVEFFPVLAAVTVGSVALALLRIGLLKRHNEIAQRNAATQRVRQAESNRRTTHQNRRARERSTTVTVQELLQRRAQSEELRRPAQPETGGGRGSTRTRRSLSDDLYQE; encoded by the coding sequence GTGTCACACGCGCCTACCCGGAAAACCACTGCCCGGCAGACCACCTTCGTCGGCTTGCCCACAGGCTCCGGCATTGCCGTGATCGCTGCGGCGTTGTTCACGGGAGCCGCGCTGTCGATCTACGACGAAACAATCGGGTGGCCTTTCTTCACCCTGTTTTCTCTGGCCACGATCATCGTCACAGCGTCCGTGAATCCTCGCGGGCTTTACCTCGTGGTCGCCTCCGCACCCATCCTCTACATTCTGGGGCTCTTGGGGGCGGGGTGGTTTACCCCCCGCCCCCAAGGAACCGCTGAATCGGGTGTAGCTTCCCGCGCTGTCCTTTTATCCATCGGCTACCCGGTGGTGGAGTTTTTCCCCGTGCTCGCCGCGGTGACGGTTGGTTCTGTCGCCCTGGCCCTTTTGCGCATCGGTTTGCTTAAGAGACACAACGAGATCGCGCAGCGCAACGCCGCGACGCAACGCGTGCGGCAGGCCGAAAGCAACCGACGCACCACCCACCAAAACAGGCGCGCCCGCGAGCGTTCCACGACTGTGACCGTGCAAGAGTTGCTCCAGCGTCGCGCCCAGTCCGAAGAGCTGCGTCGCCCGGCGCAACCTGAAACCGGGGGTGGTCGGGGCTCGACGAGGACCCGCCGATCCCTCAGCGACGACCTCTACCAAGAATGA